From a single Miscanthus floridulus cultivar M001 chromosome 8, ASM1932011v1, whole genome shotgun sequence genomic region:
- the LOC136477571 gene encoding expansin-B11-like, giving the protein MSRSTMQVAAVVALAFLVGGAWCGPPKVPPGKNITATYGSDWLEAKATWYGKPMGAGPDDNGGGCGYKDVNKAPFNSMGACGNVPIFKDGLGCGSCFEIKCDKPAECSGEPVVVYITDMNYEPIAAYHFDLAGTAFGAMAKKGEEEKLRKAGIIDMQFRRVKCKYGEKVTFHVEKGCNPNYLALLVKYVDGDGDIVAVDIKEKGGDAYEPLKHSWGAIWRKDSDKPLKFPVTVQITTEGGTKSVYNDIIPEDWKPNTAYTAK; this is encoded by the coding sequence ATGTCGAGGTCGACGATGcaagtggcggcggtggtggcgctggCGTTTCTGGTGGGTGGCGCCTGGTGCGGTCCACCCAAGGTTCCCCCGGGGAAGAACATCACGGCCACCTATGGCAGCGACTGGCTGGAAGCGAAGGCGACGTGGTACGGCAAGCCGATGGGTGCTGGCCCCGACGACAACGGCGGCGGGTGCGGGTACAAGGATGTGAACAAGGCCCCCTTCAACAGCATGGGCGCGTGCGGCAACGTCCCCATCTTCAAGGACGGCCTTGGCTGCGGCTCCTGCTTCGAGATCAAGTGCGACAAGCCAGCGGAgtgctccggcgagcccgtggtGGTGTACATCACGGACATGAACTACGAGCCCATCGCCGCGTACCACTTCGACCTGGCCGGCACGGCGTTCGGCGCCATGGCCAAGAAGGGCGAGGAGGAGAAGCTGCGTAAGGCGGGCATCATCGACATGCAGTTCCGGCGGGTCAAGTGCAAGTACGGCGAAAAGGTCACCTTCCACGTGGAGAAGGGGTGCAACCCCAACTACCTAGCGCTGCTGGTCAAGTacgtcgacggcgacggcgacattGTGGCGGTGGACATCAAGGAGAAGGGCGGTGACGCGTACGAGCCCCTCAAGCACTCCTGGGGCGCCATCTGGAGGAAGGACAGCGACAAGCCGCTCAAGTTCCCCGTCACCGTCCAAATCACCACCGAGGGAGGCACCAAGAGCGTCTACAACGACATCATCCCCGAAGACTGGAAGCCCAACACCGCCTACACCGCCAAATAA